Proteins encoded in a region of the Prunus persica cultivar Lovell chromosome G4, Prunus_persica_NCBIv2, whole genome shotgun sequence genome:
- the LOC109948716 gene encoding protein FAR1-RELATED SEQUENCE 5-like, protein MLEVNNHGQTIVLACAFLSKETTESFVWMFEEFKKAMPGGEPKTIITDQDAAMAIAISIAFPTTFHRLCIWHITSKFSVKLPHSAYKEYWREFQKAIWDTDNKDEFDAKWNIVVTKAGLTDHPWLSSMFDLRESWVPAYARQFFAAGMSSSQRAEGSHGFFKQYISRRNSLMDFIIRFERALSHQREKELVGDHVDHLKWLNVFYRCQ, encoded by the coding sequence ATGTTGGAAGTTAATAACCATGGTCAGACAATTGTCTTAGCATGCGCATTTTTGAGCAAGGAAACGACTGAGTcgtttgtttggatgtttgagGAGTTTAAGAAAGCCATGCCAGGTGGCGAACCTAAAACGATCATTACAGATCAAGATGCGGCAATGGCCATAGCGATTTCAATAGCCTTCCCGACTACATTTCATCGACTTTGCATATGGCATATCACATCAAAGTTCTCTGTTAAGTTACCACATTCTGCTTATAAGGAGTATTGGCGTGAATTTCAGAAAGCCATATGGGATACTGACAATAAGGATGAGTTTGATGcaaaatggaatattgtggTTACAAAGGCTGGTTTGACTGACCATCCATGGCTAAGttcaatgtttgatttaaGGGAATCTTGGGTTCCAGCCTACGCACGACAATTTTTTGCCGCTGGAATGTCAAGCAGCCAAAGAGCAGAAGGTTctcatggttttttcaagcaataCATATCAAGGAGAAATTCGTTGATGGATTTCATAATACGATTTGAGAGGGCACTTTCTCATCAACGTGAAAAAGAGTTAGTTGGTGATCACGTAGATCATTTGAAGTGGCTCAATGTATTCTACCGATgccaatga